In Symphalangus syndactylus isolate Jambi chromosome 6, NHGRI_mSymSyn1-v2.1_pri, whole genome shotgun sequence, a genomic segment contains:
- the LRRN3 gene encoding leucine-rich repeat neuronal protein 3 has protein sequence MKDMPLRIHVLLGLAITTLVQAVDKKVDCPQLCTCEIRPWFTPRSIYMEASTVDCNDLGLLTFPARLPANTQILLLQTNNIAKIEYSTDFPVNLTGLDLSQNNLSSVTNINVKKMPQLLSVYLEENKLTELPEKCLSELSNLQELYINHNLLSTISPGAFIGLHNLLRLHLNSNRLQMINSKWFDALPNLEILMIGENPIIRIKDMNFKPLINLRSLVIAGINLTEIPDNALVGLENLESISFYDNRLIKVPHVALQKVVNLKFLDLNKNPINRIRRGDFSNMLHLKELGINNMPELISIDSLAVDNLPDLRKIEATNNPRLSYIHPNAFFRLPKLESLMLNSNALSALYHGTIESLPNLKEISIHSNPIRCDCVIRWINMNKTNIRFMEPDSLFCVDPPEFQGQNVRQVHFRDMMEICLPLIAPESFPSHLNVEAGSYVSFHCRATAEPQPEIYWITPSGQKLLPNTLTDKFYVHSEGTLDINGITPKEGGLYTCIATNLVGADLKSVMIKVDGSFPQDNNGSLNIKIRDIQANSVLVSWKASSKILKSSVKWTAFVKTENSNAAQSARIPSDVKVYNLTHLNPSTEYKICIDIPTIYQKNRKKCVNVTTKGLDPDQKEYEKSNTTTLMVCLGGLLGIIGVICLISCLSPEMNCDGGHSYVRNYLQKPTFALGELYPPLINLWEAGKEKSTSLKVKATVIGLPTNMS, from the coding sequence ATGAAGGACATGCCACTCCGAATTCATGTGCTACTTGGCCTAGCTATCACTACACTAGTACAAGCTGTAGATAAAAAAGTGGATTGTCCACAGTTATGTACGTGTGAAATCAGGCCTTGGTTTACACCCAGATCCATTTATATGGAAGCATCTACAGTGGATTGTAATGATTTAGGTCTTTTAACTTTCCCAGCCAGATTGCCTGCTAACACACAGATTCTGCTCCTACAGACTAACAATATTGCAAAAATTGAATACTCCACAGACTTTCCAGTAAACCTTACTGGCCTGGATTTATCTCAAAACAATTTATCTTCAGTCACCAACATTAATGTAAAAAAGATGCCTCAGCTCCTTTCTGTGTACCTAGAGGAAAACAAACTTACTGAACTGCCTGAAAAATGTCTGTCTGAACTGAGCAACTTACAAGAACTCTATATTAATCACAATTTGCTTTCTACAATTTCACCTGGAGCCTTTATTGGCCTACATAATCTTCTTCGACTTCATCTCAATTCAAATAGATTGCAGATGATCAACAGTAAGTGGTTTGATGCTCTTCCAAATCTAGAGATTCTGATGATTGGGGAAAATCCAATCATCAGAATCAAAGACATGAACTTTAAGCCTCTTATCAATCTTCGCAGCCTGGTTATAGCTGGTATAAACCTCACAGAAATACCAGATAATGCCTTGGTTGGACTTGAAAACTTAGAAAGCATCTCTTTTTATGACAACAGGCTTATTAAAGTACCCCATGTTGCTCTTCAAAAAGTTGTAAACCTCAAATTTTTGGATCTAAATAAAAATCCTATTAATAGAATACGAAGGGGTGATTTTAGCAATATGCTACACTTAAAAGAATTGGGGATAAATAATATGCCTGAGCTGATTTCCATCGATAGTCTTGCTGTGGATAACTTGCcagatttaagaaaaatagaagcTACTAACAACCCTAGATTGTCTTACATTCACCCCAATGCATTTTTCAGACTCCCCAAGCTGGAATCACTCATGCTGAACAGCAATGCTCTCAGTGCCCTCTACCATGGTACCATTGAGTCTCTGCCAAACCTCAAGGAAATCAGCATACACAGTAACCCCATCAGGTGTGACTGTGTCATCCGTTGGATTAATATGAACAAAACCAACATTCGATTCATGGAGCCAGATTCACTGTTTTGCGTGGACCCACCTGAATTCCAAGGTCAGAATGTTCGGCAAGTGCATTTCAGGGACATGATGGAAATTTGTCTCCCTCTTATAGCTCCTGAGAGCTTTCCTTCTCATCTAAATGTAGAAGCTGGGAGCTATGTTTCCTTTCACTGTAGAGCTACTGCAGAACCACAGCCTGAAATCTACTGGATAACACCTTCTGGTCAAAAACTCTTGCCTAATACCCTGACAGACAAGTTCTATGTCCATTCTGAAGGAACACTAGATATAAATGGCATAACTCCCAAAGAAGGGGGTTTATATACTTGTATAGCAACTAACCTAGTTGGCGCTGACTTGAAGTCTGTTATGATCAAGGTGGATGGATCTTTTCCACAGGATAACAATGGCtctttgaatattaaaataagagATATTCAGGCCAATTCAGTTTTGGTGTCCTGGAAAGCAAGTTCTAAAATTCTCAAATCTAGTGTTAAATGGACAGCCTTTGTCAAGACTGAAAATTCTAATGCCGCGCAAAGTGCTCGAATACCATCTGATGTCAAGGTATATAATCTTACTCATCTGAATCCATCAACTGAGTATAAAATTTGTATTGATATTCCCACCATctatcagaaaaacagaaaaaaatgtgtaaatgtCACCACCAAAGGTTTGGACCCTGATCAAAAAGAGTATGAAAAGAGTAATACCACAACActtatggtctgtcttggaggcCTTCTGGGGATTATTGGTGTGATATGTCTTATCAGCTGCCTCTCTCCAGAAATGAACTGTGATGGTGGACACAGCTATGTGAGGAATTACTTACAGAAACCAACCTTTGCATTAGGTGAGCTTTATCCTCCTCTGATAAATCTCTGggaagcaggaaaagaaaaaagtacatcaCTGAAAGTAAAAGCAACTGTTATAGGTTTACCAACAAATATGTCCTAA